One genomic region from Paramormyrops kingsleyae isolate MSU_618 chromosome 24, PKINGS_0.4, whole genome shotgun sequence encodes:
- the tcf7 gene encoding transcription factor 7 isoform X3 yields the protein MPQLNGGGGDDLGANDEMIPFKHEGEQDEKIQENAFTERDLADLKSSLVNESEINQSPNVTAPGAVRRGQQGYQRVYSDKHRDALDEVSKHQDGGLYKAPAYSGYPFLMLPDAYLPNGSMSPSSNKVSVVQQSHGMHPLTPLLPYSNDHFNPSPAHLPADINQKPGIHRHQSQDLSGFYSLPPGGVGQIPPSMGWQSQPVYPISSCGFRQPYSSGLPSSSSYSRFSHSLMLGPSGMHPTGIPHPAIVPSTGKHEHDQYDRNMYSKPHQQAKQEKEPKKPVIKKPLNAFMLYMKEMRAKVIAECTLKESAAINQILGRKWHALTREEQAKYYELARKERQLHMQLYPSWSARDNYGKKKRRKREKQQDSNSDPGSPKKCRARFGLNQQTDWCGPCRSVPPHRRASHSAARCSLLLPLLCMRLAH from the exons ATGCCTCAACTCAATGGTGGCGGAGGGGATGATCTTGGGGCAAACGATGAGATGATCCCGTTCAAGCATGAAGGAGAGCAGGATGAGAAGATTCAAGAAAACGCTTTCACCGAAAGGGATTTAGCGGATCTTAAGTCGTCTCTGGTGAATGAATCGGAGATAAATCAGAGTCCAAACGTTACTGCTCCAGGG GCGGTCAGACGGGGACAGCAAGGGTATCAGAGAGTCTATTCGGACAAGCACAGAGATGCCCTGGACGAAG TGTCAAAACACCAAGATGGAGGATTGTACAAGGCACCTGCATACTCTGGATACCCATTTCTGATGCTGCCTGATGCCTACCTCCCCAACGGCTCCATGTCTCCATCT TCCAACAAAGTATCTGTGGTCCAACAGTCCCACGGCATGCACCCCCTCACCCCACTACTGCCTTACAGCAACGACCACTTCAaccccagccccgcccacctgccGGCAGACATCAACCAGAAGCCAG GAATCCACCGGCACCAGTCCCAGGACCTGTCAGGATTCTACTCCCTGCCCCCGGGTGGTGTGGGCCAGATCCCCCCTTCCATGGGCTG GCAGAGTCAGCCTGTCTATCCCATCTCCTCGTGTGGATTCAGGCAGCCGTACTCCTCTGGTCTCCCCAGCAGCTCCTCCTACTCCAG GTTTTCTCACTCCCTGATGCTGGGCCCTTCGGGCATGCACCCCACAGGGATCCCACACCCTGCCATAGTGCCCTCTACAGGCAAACACGAGCATGATCAGTACGACCGCAACATGTACTC CAAACCCCATCAGCAGGCGAAGCAGGAGAAGGAACCGAAGAAGCCAGTGATTAAGAAGCCCCTGAACGCCTTCATGCTCTACATGAAGGAGATGCGAGCCAAGGTGATCGCCGAGTGCACTTTGAAAGAGAGTGCCGCCATCAACCAGATCCTGGGCAGGAAG TGGCACGCCCTAACCAGGGAGGAGCAGGCCAAGTACTATGAGCTGGCCAGGAAGGAACGACAGCTACACATGCAACTGTACCCCAGCTGGTCAGCCAGGGACAACTAT GGGAAGAAGAAGAGAAGGAAAAGGGAGAAGCAGCAGGACTCCAACTCAG ACCCCGGCTCGCCTAAGAAATGCCGAGCTCGCTTCGGCCTGAACCAACAAACGGACTGGTGTGGCCCCTGCAGGTCAGTACCGCCGCACCGCCGTGCTTCTCACTCTGCTGCACGCTGctcgctgctgctgccgctgctctgcatGCGCCTGGCTCACTAA
- the tcf7 gene encoding transcription factor 7 isoform X2, with amino-acid sequence MPQLNGGGGDDLGANDEMIPFKHEGEQDEKIQENAFTERDLADLKSSLVNESEINQSPNVTAPGAVRRGQQGYQRVYSDKHRDALDEVSKHQDGGLYKAPAYSGYPFLMLPDAYLPNGSMSPSSNKVSVVQQSHGMHPLTPLLPYSNDHFNPSPAHLPADINQKPGIHRHQSQDLSGFYSLPPGGVGQIPPSMGWFSHSLMLGPSGMHPTGIPHPAIVPSTGKHEHDQYDRNMYSKPHQQAKQEKEPKKPVIKKPLNAFMLYMKEMRAKVIAECTLKESAAINQILGRKWHALTREEQAKYYELARKERQLHMQLYPSWSARDNYGKKKRRKREKQQDSNSDPGSPKKCRARFGLNQQTDWCGPCRRKKKCIRFLQGGRCSSPHSSDGSAIDSPPASATPVPPSPPHDPPLTATAAPRELFPASQSPSSPSAKGAAGARKNCPNHCRPHALPPAH; translated from the exons ATGCCTCAACTCAATGGTGGCGGAGGGGATGATCTTGGGGCAAACGATGAGATGATCCCGTTCAAGCATGAAGGAGAGCAGGATGAGAAGATTCAAGAAAACGCTTTCACCGAAAGGGATTTAGCGGATCTTAAGTCGTCTCTGGTGAATGAATCGGAGATAAATCAGAGTCCAAACGTTACTGCTCCAGGG GCGGTCAGACGGGGACAGCAAGGGTATCAGAGAGTCTATTCGGACAAGCACAGAGATGCCCTGGACGAAG TGTCAAAACACCAAGATGGAGGATTGTACAAGGCACCTGCATACTCTGGATACCCATTTCTGATGCTGCCTGATGCCTACCTCCCCAACGGCTCCATGTCTCCATCT TCCAACAAAGTATCTGTGGTCCAACAGTCCCACGGCATGCACCCCCTCACCCCACTACTGCCTTACAGCAACGACCACTTCAaccccagccccgcccacctgccGGCAGACATCAACCAGAAGCCAG GAATCCACCGGCACCAGTCCCAGGACCTGTCAGGATTCTACTCCCTGCCCCCGGGTGGTGTGGGCCAGATCCCCCCTTCCATGGGCTG GTTTTCTCACTCCCTGATGCTGGGCCCTTCGGGCATGCACCCCACAGGGATCCCACACCCTGCCATAGTGCCCTCTACAGGCAAACACGAGCATGATCAGTACGACCGCAACATGTACTC CAAACCCCATCAGCAGGCGAAGCAGGAGAAGGAACCGAAGAAGCCAGTGATTAAGAAGCCCCTGAACGCCTTCATGCTCTACATGAAGGAGATGCGAGCCAAGGTGATCGCCGAGTGCACTTTGAAAGAGAGTGCCGCCATCAACCAGATCCTGGGCAGGAAG TGGCACGCCCTAACCAGGGAGGAGCAGGCCAAGTACTATGAGCTGGCCAGGAAGGAACGACAGCTACACATGCAACTGTACCCCAGCTGGTCAGCCAGGGACAACTAT GGGAAGAAGAAGAGAAGGAAAAGGGAGAAGCAGCAGGACTCCAACTCAG ACCCCGGCTCGCCTAAGAAATGCCGAGCTCGCTTCGGCCTGAACCAACAAACGGACTGGTGTGGCCCCTGCAG GAGGAAAAAGAAATGCATTCGCTTCCTTCAAGGAGGACGCTGTTCCAGCCCCCATTCTTCCGATGGAAGTGCTATAGACTCACCCCCCGCCAGCGCCACCCCCGTGCCCCCTTCCCCGCCCCACGACCCCCCGCTAACCGCCACCGCTGCCCCCCGAGAACTCTTCCCAGCCTCACAATCGCCCTCCTCACCGTCTGCCAAAGGCGCGGCGGGGGCGCGAAAGAACTGCCCTAACCACTGCCGTCCCCACGCGCTCCCGCCGGCCCACTAG
- the tcf7 gene encoding transcription factor 7 isoform X6: MPQLNGGGGDDLGANDEMIPFKHEGEQDEKIQENAFTERDLADLKSSLVNESEINQSPNVTAPGAVRRGQQGYQRVYSDKHRDALDEVSKHQDGGLYKAPAYSGYPFLMLPDAYLPNGSMSPSSNKVSVVQQSHGMHPLTPLLPYSNDHFNPSPAHLPADINQKPGIHRHQSQDLSGFYSLPPGGVGQIPPSMGWQSQPVYPISSCGFRQPYSSGLPSSSSYSRFSHSLMLGPSGMHPTGIPHPAIVPSTGKHEHDQYDRNMYSKPHQQAKQEKEPKKPVIKKPLNAFMLYMKEMRAKVIAECTLKESAAINQILGRKWHALTREEQAKYYELARKERQLHMQLYPSWSARDNYGKKKRRKREKQQDSNSDNSLDCS, from the exons ATGCCTCAACTCAATGGTGGCGGAGGGGATGATCTTGGGGCAAACGATGAGATGATCCCGTTCAAGCATGAAGGAGAGCAGGATGAGAAGATTCAAGAAAACGCTTTCACCGAAAGGGATTTAGCGGATCTTAAGTCGTCTCTGGTGAATGAATCGGAGATAAATCAGAGTCCAAACGTTACTGCTCCAGGG GCGGTCAGACGGGGACAGCAAGGGTATCAGAGAGTCTATTCGGACAAGCACAGAGATGCCCTGGACGAAG TGTCAAAACACCAAGATGGAGGATTGTACAAGGCACCTGCATACTCTGGATACCCATTTCTGATGCTGCCTGATGCCTACCTCCCCAACGGCTCCATGTCTCCATCT TCCAACAAAGTATCTGTGGTCCAACAGTCCCACGGCATGCACCCCCTCACCCCACTACTGCCTTACAGCAACGACCACTTCAaccccagccccgcccacctgccGGCAGACATCAACCAGAAGCCAG GAATCCACCGGCACCAGTCCCAGGACCTGTCAGGATTCTACTCCCTGCCCCCGGGTGGTGTGGGCCAGATCCCCCCTTCCATGGGCTG GCAGAGTCAGCCTGTCTATCCCATCTCCTCGTGTGGATTCAGGCAGCCGTACTCCTCTGGTCTCCCCAGCAGCTCCTCCTACTCCAG GTTTTCTCACTCCCTGATGCTGGGCCCTTCGGGCATGCACCCCACAGGGATCCCACACCCTGCCATAGTGCCCTCTACAGGCAAACACGAGCATGATCAGTACGACCGCAACATGTACTC CAAACCCCATCAGCAGGCGAAGCAGGAGAAGGAACCGAAGAAGCCAGTGATTAAGAAGCCCCTGAACGCCTTCATGCTCTACATGAAGGAGATGCGAGCCAAGGTGATCGCCGAGTGCACTTTGAAAGAGAGTGCCGCCATCAACCAGATCCTGGGCAGGAAG TGGCACGCCCTAACCAGGGAGGAGCAGGCCAAGTACTATGAGCTGGCCAGGAAGGAACGACAGCTACACATGCAACTGTACCCCAGCTGGTCAGCCAGGGACAACTAT GGGAAGAAGAAGAGAAGGAAAAGGGAGAAGCAGCAGGACTCCAACTCAG ATAACTCTCTTGACTGTTCCTAG
- the tcf7 gene encoding transcription factor 7 isoform X7, which yields MPQLNGGGGDDLGANDEMIPFKHEGEQDEKIQENAFTERDLADLKSSLVNESEINQSPNVTAPGAVRRGQQGYQRVYSDKHRDALDEVSKHQDGGLYKAPAYSGYPFLMLPDAYLPNGSMSPSSNKVSVVQQSHGMHPLTPLLPYSNDHFNPSPAHLPADINQKPGIHRHQSQDLSGFYSLPPGGVGQIPPSMGWFSHSLMLGPSGMHPTGIPHPAIVPSTGKHEHDQYDRNMYSKPHQQAKQEKEPKKPVIKKPLNAFMLYMKEMRAKVIAECTLKESAAINQILGRKWHALTREEQAKYYELARKERQLHMQLYPSWSARDNYGKKKRRKREKQQDSNSDNSLDCS from the exons ATGCCTCAACTCAATGGTGGCGGAGGGGATGATCTTGGGGCAAACGATGAGATGATCCCGTTCAAGCATGAAGGAGAGCAGGATGAGAAGATTCAAGAAAACGCTTTCACCGAAAGGGATTTAGCGGATCTTAAGTCGTCTCTGGTGAATGAATCGGAGATAAATCAGAGTCCAAACGTTACTGCTCCAGGG GCGGTCAGACGGGGACAGCAAGGGTATCAGAGAGTCTATTCGGACAAGCACAGAGATGCCCTGGACGAAG TGTCAAAACACCAAGATGGAGGATTGTACAAGGCACCTGCATACTCTGGATACCCATTTCTGATGCTGCCTGATGCCTACCTCCCCAACGGCTCCATGTCTCCATCT TCCAACAAAGTATCTGTGGTCCAACAGTCCCACGGCATGCACCCCCTCACCCCACTACTGCCTTACAGCAACGACCACTTCAaccccagccccgcccacctgccGGCAGACATCAACCAGAAGCCAG GAATCCACCGGCACCAGTCCCAGGACCTGTCAGGATTCTACTCCCTGCCCCCGGGTGGTGTGGGCCAGATCCCCCCTTCCATGGGCTG GTTTTCTCACTCCCTGATGCTGGGCCCTTCGGGCATGCACCCCACAGGGATCCCACACCCTGCCATAGTGCCCTCTACAGGCAAACACGAGCATGATCAGTACGACCGCAACATGTACTC CAAACCCCATCAGCAGGCGAAGCAGGAGAAGGAACCGAAGAAGCCAGTGATTAAGAAGCCCCTGAACGCCTTCATGCTCTACATGAAGGAGATGCGAGCCAAGGTGATCGCCGAGTGCACTTTGAAAGAGAGTGCCGCCATCAACCAGATCCTGGGCAGGAAG TGGCACGCCCTAACCAGGGAGGAGCAGGCCAAGTACTATGAGCTGGCCAGGAAGGAACGACAGCTACACATGCAACTGTACCCCAGCTGGTCAGCCAGGGACAACTAT GGGAAGAAGAAGAGAAGGAAAAGGGAGAAGCAGCAGGACTCCAACTCAG ATAACTCTCTTGACTGTTCCTAG
- the skp1 gene encoding S-phase kinase-associated protein 1: MPTIKLQSSDGEIFEVDVEIAKQSVTIKTMLEDLGMDDEGDDDPVPLPNVNAAILKKVIQWCTHHKDDPPPPEDDENKEKRTDDIPVWDQEFLKVDQGTLFELILAANYLDIKGLLDVTCKTVANMIKGKTPEEIRKTFNIKNDFTEEEEAQVRKENQWCEEK, from the exons ATGCCCACGATTAAACTGCAGAGCTCCGATGGGGAGATATTTGAAGTCGACGTTGAAATAGCTAAACAGTCCGTCACCATTAAGACGATGCTTGAAG ATCTGGGCATGGATGATGAAGGAGATGACGACCCTGTTCCGCTTCCCAATGTTAACGCCGCTATTTTGAAGAAG GTAATCCAGTGGTGCACCCACCACAAAGACGACCCTCCTCCCCCTGAGGACGACGAGAACAAAGAGAAAAGGACAGATGACATCCCTGTCTGGGATCAGGAGTTTCTGAAGGTTGATCAAGGAACATTGTTCGAACTGATCCTG GCCGCCAACTATTTGGACATCAAGGGATTGTTAGATGTCACATGCAAAACTGTCGCAAATATGATCAAAGGAAAGACTCCAGAGGAAATAAGGAAGACGTTCAATATCAAAAATGATTTCACAGAAGAGGAGGAAGCCCAG GTACGCAAGGAGAACCAGTGGTGTGAGGAGAAGTAA
- the tcf7 gene encoding transcription factor 7 isoform X8, which translates to MPQLNGGGGDDLGANDEMIPFKHEGEQDEKIQENAFTERDLADLKSSLVNESEINQSPNVTAPGAVRRGQQGYQRVYSDKHRDALDEVSKHQDGGLYKAPAYSGYPFLMLPDAYLPNGSMSPSSNKVSVVQQSHGMHPLTPLLPYSNDHFNPSPAHLPADINQKPGIHRHQSQDLSGFYSLPPGGVGQIPPSMGWFSHSLMLGPSGMHPTGIPHPAIVPSTGKHEHDQYDRNMYSKPHQQAKQEKEPKKPVIKKPLNAFMLYMKEMRAKVIAECTLKESAAINQILGRKWHALTREEQAKYYELARKERQLHMQLYPSWSARDNYGKKKRRKREKQQDSNSGGKRNAFASFKEDAVPAPILPMEVL; encoded by the exons ATGCCTCAACTCAATGGTGGCGGAGGGGATGATCTTGGGGCAAACGATGAGATGATCCCGTTCAAGCATGAAGGAGAGCAGGATGAGAAGATTCAAGAAAACGCTTTCACCGAAAGGGATTTAGCGGATCTTAAGTCGTCTCTGGTGAATGAATCGGAGATAAATCAGAGTCCAAACGTTACTGCTCCAGGG GCGGTCAGACGGGGACAGCAAGGGTATCAGAGAGTCTATTCGGACAAGCACAGAGATGCCCTGGACGAAG TGTCAAAACACCAAGATGGAGGATTGTACAAGGCACCTGCATACTCTGGATACCCATTTCTGATGCTGCCTGATGCCTACCTCCCCAACGGCTCCATGTCTCCATCT TCCAACAAAGTATCTGTGGTCCAACAGTCCCACGGCATGCACCCCCTCACCCCACTACTGCCTTACAGCAACGACCACTTCAaccccagccccgcccacctgccGGCAGACATCAACCAGAAGCCAG GAATCCACCGGCACCAGTCCCAGGACCTGTCAGGATTCTACTCCCTGCCCCCGGGTGGTGTGGGCCAGATCCCCCCTTCCATGGGCTG GTTTTCTCACTCCCTGATGCTGGGCCCTTCGGGCATGCACCCCACAGGGATCCCACACCCTGCCATAGTGCCCTCTACAGGCAAACACGAGCATGATCAGTACGACCGCAACATGTACTC CAAACCCCATCAGCAGGCGAAGCAGGAGAAGGAACCGAAGAAGCCAGTGATTAAGAAGCCCCTGAACGCCTTCATGCTCTACATGAAGGAGATGCGAGCCAAGGTGATCGCCGAGTGCACTTTGAAAGAGAGTGCCGCCATCAACCAGATCCTGGGCAGGAAG TGGCACGCCCTAACCAGGGAGGAGCAGGCCAAGTACTATGAGCTGGCCAGGAAGGAACGACAGCTACACATGCAACTGTACCCCAGCTGGTCAGCCAGGGACAACTAT GGGAAGAAGAAGAGAAGGAAAAGGGAGAAGCAGCAGGACTCCAACTCAG GAGGAAAAAGAAATGCATTCGCTTCCTTCAAGGAGGACGCTGTTCCAGCCCCCATTCTTCCGATGGAAGTGCTATAG
- the tcf7 gene encoding transcription factor 7 isoform X4 — protein MPQLNGGGGDDLGANDEMIPFKHEGEQDEKIQENAFTERDLADLKSSLVNESEINQSPNVTAPGAVRRGQQGYQRVYSDKHRDALDEVSKHQDGGLYKAPAYSGYPFLMLPDAYLPNGSMSPSSNKVSVVQQSHGMHPLTPLLPYSNDHFNPSPAHLPADINQKPGIHRHQSQDLSGFYSLPPGGVGQIPPSMGWQSQPVYPISSCGFRQPYSSGLPSSSSYSRFSHSLMLGPSGMHPTGIPHPAIVPSTGKHEHDQYDRNMYSKPHQQAKQEKEPKKPVIKKPLNAFMLYMKEMRAKVIAECTLKESAAINQILGRKWHALTREEQAKYYELARKERQLHMQLYPSWSARDNYGKKKRRKREKQQDSNSDPGSPKKCRARFGLNQQTDWCGPCR, from the exons ATGCCTCAACTCAATGGTGGCGGAGGGGATGATCTTGGGGCAAACGATGAGATGATCCCGTTCAAGCATGAAGGAGAGCAGGATGAGAAGATTCAAGAAAACGCTTTCACCGAAAGGGATTTAGCGGATCTTAAGTCGTCTCTGGTGAATGAATCGGAGATAAATCAGAGTCCAAACGTTACTGCTCCAGGG GCGGTCAGACGGGGACAGCAAGGGTATCAGAGAGTCTATTCGGACAAGCACAGAGATGCCCTGGACGAAG TGTCAAAACACCAAGATGGAGGATTGTACAAGGCACCTGCATACTCTGGATACCCATTTCTGATGCTGCCTGATGCCTACCTCCCCAACGGCTCCATGTCTCCATCT TCCAACAAAGTATCTGTGGTCCAACAGTCCCACGGCATGCACCCCCTCACCCCACTACTGCCTTACAGCAACGACCACTTCAaccccagccccgcccacctgccGGCAGACATCAACCAGAAGCCAG GAATCCACCGGCACCAGTCCCAGGACCTGTCAGGATTCTACTCCCTGCCCCCGGGTGGTGTGGGCCAGATCCCCCCTTCCATGGGCTG GCAGAGTCAGCCTGTCTATCCCATCTCCTCGTGTGGATTCAGGCAGCCGTACTCCTCTGGTCTCCCCAGCAGCTCCTCCTACTCCAG GTTTTCTCACTCCCTGATGCTGGGCCCTTCGGGCATGCACCCCACAGGGATCCCACACCCTGCCATAGTGCCCTCTACAGGCAAACACGAGCATGATCAGTACGACCGCAACATGTACTC CAAACCCCATCAGCAGGCGAAGCAGGAGAAGGAACCGAAGAAGCCAGTGATTAAGAAGCCCCTGAACGCCTTCATGCTCTACATGAAGGAGATGCGAGCCAAGGTGATCGCCGAGTGCACTTTGAAAGAGAGTGCCGCCATCAACCAGATCCTGGGCAGGAAG TGGCACGCCCTAACCAGGGAGGAGCAGGCCAAGTACTATGAGCTGGCCAGGAAGGAACGACAGCTACACATGCAACTGTACCCCAGCTGGTCAGCCAGGGACAACTAT GGGAAGAAGAAGAGAAGGAAAAGGGAGAAGCAGCAGGACTCCAACTCAG ACCCCGGCTCGCCTAAGAAATGCCGAGCTCGCTTCGGCCTGAACCAACAAACGGACTGGTGTGGCCCCTGCAG ATAA
- the tcf7 gene encoding transcription factor 7 isoform X5, whose protein sequence is MPQLNGGGGDDLGANDEMIPFKHEGEQDEKIQENAFTERDLADLKSSLVNESEINQSPNVTAPGAVRRGQQGYQRVYSDKHRDALDEVSKHQDGGLYKAPAYSGYPFLMLPDAYLPNGSMSPSSNKVSVVQQSHGMHPLTPLLPYSNDHFNPSPAHLPADINQKPGIHRHQSQDLSGFYSLPPGGVGQIPPSMGWQSQPVYPISSCGFRQPYSSGLPSSSSYSRFSHSLMLGPSGMHPTGIPHPAIVPSTGKHEHDQYDRNMYSKPHQQAKQEKEPKKPVIKKPLNAFMLYMKEMRAKVIAECTLKESAAINQILGRKWHALTREEQAKYYELARKERQLHMQLYPSWSARDNYGKKKRRKREKQQDSNSGGKRNAFASFKEDAVPAPILPMEVL, encoded by the exons ATGCCTCAACTCAATGGTGGCGGAGGGGATGATCTTGGGGCAAACGATGAGATGATCCCGTTCAAGCATGAAGGAGAGCAGGATGAGAAGATTCAAGAAAACGCTTTCACCGAAAGGGATTTAGCGGATCTTAAGTCGTCTCTGGTGAATGAATCGGAGATAAATCAGAGTCCAAACGTTACTGCTCCAGGG GCGGTCAGACGGGGACAGCAAGGGTATCAGAGAGTCTATTCGGACAAGCACAGAGATGCCCTGGACGAAG TGTCAAAACACCAAGATGGAGGATTGTACAAGGCACCTGCATACTCTGGATACCCATTTCTGATGCTGCCTGATGCCTACCTCCCCAACGGCTCCATGTCTCCATCT TCCAACAAAGTATCTGTGGTCCAACAGTCCCACGGCATGCACCCCCTCACCCCACTACTGCCTTACAGCAACGACCACTTCAaccccagccccgcccacctgccGGCAGACATCAACCAGAAGCCAG GAATCCACCGGCACCAGTCCCAGGACCTGTCAGGATTCTACTCCCTGCCCCCGGGTGGTGTGGGCCAGATCCCCCCTTCCATGGGCTG GCAGAGTCAGCCTGTCTATCCCATCTCCTCGTGTGGATTCAGGCAGCCGTACTCCTCTGGTCTCCCCAGCAGCTCCTCCTACTCCAG GTTTTCTCACTCCCTGATGCTGGGCCCTTCGGGCATGCACCCCACAGGGATCCCACACCCTGCCATAGTGCCCTCTACAGGCAAACACGAGCATGATCAGTACGACCGCAACATGTACTC CAAACCCCATCAGCAGGCGAAGCAGGAGAAGGAACCGAAGAAGCCAGTGATTAAGAAGCCCCTGAACGCCTTCATGCTCTACATGAAGGAGATGCGAGCCAAGGTGATCGCCGAGTGCACTTTGAAAGAGAGTGCCGCCATCAACCAGATCCTGGGCAGGAAG TGGCACGCCCTAACCAGGGAGGAGCAGGCCAAGTACTATGAGCTGGCCAGGAAGGAACGACAGCTACACATGCAACTGTACCCCAGCTGGTCAGCCAGGGACAACTAT GGGAAGAAGAAGAGAAGGAAAAGGGAGAAGCAGCAGGACTCCAACTCAG GAGGAAAAAGAAATGCATTCGCTTCCTTCAAGGAGGACGCTGTTCCAGCCCCCATTCTTCCGATGGAAGTGCTATAG
- the tcf7 gene encoding transcription factor 7 isoform X1 — MPQLNGGGGDDLGANDEMIPFKHEGEQDEKIQENAFTERDLADLKSSLVNESEINQSPNVTAPGAVRRGQQGYQRVYSDKHRDALDEVSKHQDGGLYKAPAYSGYPFLMLPDAYLPNGSMSPSSNKVSVVQQSHGMHPLTPLLPYSNDHFNPSPAHLPADINQKPGIHRHQSQDLSGFYSLPPGGVGQIPPSMGWQSQPVYPISSCGFRQPYSSGLPSSSSYSRFSHSLMLGPSGMHPTGIPHPAIVPSTGKHEHDQYDRNMYSKPHQQAKQEKEPKKPVIKKPLNAFMLYMKEMRAKVIAECTLKESAAINQILGRKWHALTREEQAKYYELARKERQLHMQLYPSWSARDNYGKKKRRKREKQQDSNSDPGSPKKCRARFGLNQQTDWCGPCRRKKKCIRFLQGGRCSSPHSSDGSAIDSPPASATPVPPSPPHDPPLTATAAPRELFPASQSPSSPSAKGAAGARKNCPNHCRPHALPPAH, encoded by the exons ATGCCTCAACTCAATGGTGGCGGAGGGGATGATCTTGGGGCAAACGATGAGATGATCCCGTTCAAGCATGAAGGAGAGCAGGATGAGAAGATTCAAGAAAACGCTTTCACCGAAAGGGATTTAGCGGATCTTAAGTCGTCTCTGGTGAATGAATCGGAGATAAATCAGAGTCCAAACGTTACTGCTCCAGGG GCGGTCAGACGGGGACAGCAAGGGTATCAGAGAGTCTATTCGGACAAGCACAGAGATGCCCTGGACGAAG TGTCAAAACACCAAGATGGAGGATTGTACAAGGCACCTGCATACTCTGGATACCCATTTCTGATGCTGCCTGATGCCTACCTCCCCAACGGCTCCATGTCTCCATCT TCCAACAAAGTATCTGTGGTCCAACAGTCCCACGGCATGCACCCCCTCACCCCACTACTGCCTTACAGCAACGACCACTTCAaccccagccccgcccacctgccGGCAGACATCAACCAGAAGCCAG GAATCCACCGGCACCAGTCCCAGGACCTGTCAGGATTCTACTCCCTGCCCCCGGGTGGTGTGGGCCAGATCCCCCCTTCCATGGGCTG GCAGAGTCAGCCTGTCTATCCCATCTCCTCGTGTGGATTCAGGCAGCCGTACTCCTCTGGTCTCCCCAGCAGCTCCTCCTACTCCAG GTTTTCTCACTCCCTGATGCTGGGCCCTTCGGGCATGCACCCCACAGGGATCCCACACCCTGCCATAGTGCCCTCTACAGGCAAACACGAGCATGATCAGTACGACCGCAACATGTACTC CAAACCCCATCAGCAGGCGAAGCAGGAGAAGGAACCGAAGAAGCCAGTGATTAAGAAGCCCCTGAACGCCTTCATGCTCTACATGAAGGAGATGCGAGCCAAGGTGATCGCCGAGTGCACTTTGAAAGAGAGTGCCGCCATCAACCAGATCCTGGGCAGGAAG TGGCACGCCCTAACCAGGGAGGAGCAGGCCAAGTACTATGAGCTGGCCAGGAAGGAACGACAGCTACACATGCAACTGTACCCCAGCTGGTCAGCCAGGGACAACTAT GGGAAGAAGAAGAGAAGGAAAAGGGAGAAGCAGCAGGACTCCAACTCAG ACCCCGGCTCGCCTAAGAAATGCCGAGCTCGCTTCGGCCTGAACCAACAAACGGACTGGTGTGGCCCCTGCAG GAGGAAAAAGAAATGCATTCGCTTCCTTCAAGGAGGACGCTGTTCCAGCCCCCATTCTTCCGATGGAAGTGCTATAGACTCACCCCCCGCCAGCGCCACCCCCGTGCCCCCTTCCCCGCCCCACGACCCCCCGCTAACCGCCACCGCTGCCCCCCGAGAACTCTTCCCAGCCTCACAATCGCCCTCCTCACCGTCTGCCAAAGGCGCGGCGGGGGCGCGAAAGAACTGCCCTAACCACTGCCGTCCCCACGCGCTCCCGCCGGCCCACTAG